One Lytechinus variegatus isolate NC3 chromosome 14, Lvar_3.0, whole genome shotgun sequence genomic region harbors:
- the LOC121428042 gene encoding E3 ubiquitin-protein ligase TRIM71-like: MAEKCESDKVSSSSLNLICPLCLDIFVEATILTSCGHTFCRQCLKKYDLTHQDLDHMVCPLCREITKLSVNRVDDLRLNVSINGCVDDYHAKCGGMNAVLEMCQKCTTCKSLKDAVSFCLTCHCYMCDKCLHSHQQLTMFFDGHEIVSMDDVIEGKVNIGHLFEKCSIHKPENKDMFCEDCKVHVCHKCVLVDHQNHKIKNQVNFEQELRRKVTGLAQRCADKKAELEKNIQNIEIQRHEVHTAVQTLLDDVRQAYSIKAKELEENLRKLTEQIHALERSFDNDLNVLKSKDRQRIKSICSSITLVDNDRLGHLETDTLSAHILLCEELDSMLKEVTDHTSAEAIKKKAQEKRFKPADDTRLDLGSISEYTDHTSAEAIKKKAQEKRFKPADDTQLDLGSISGSDPKMEVIQCVNLRGVMWGMAQYSLSTVAIGYGWDARGIDIIDSNGGKQRYRNTPLSDMECFDLVLQRDGALCVSTGYTEAHIYSPLGSTKATIHVRNDTYCYLRVNRSSADEIIITNYEKQIYIYDPTGSTLKHTVQTKHSTDQASTTRTGLIVTSSCDANPSVMTVYDRDGNAGESLQAPKGVYLYAAVDEQDRVYVASVDTKNSSIVIRLYDLDGLNLKERVEFNALDMTLCSSGCYLVSLSPDMLAFACDKKLYFIKVSL; the protein is encoded by the exons ATGGCTGAGAAGTGTGAATCAGACAAAGTTTCAAGCTCTTCACTGAACCTGATATGTCCATTATGTCTTGATATATTTGTCGAGGCAACAATCCTGACTTCATGTGGACACACGTTTTGTAGGCAGTGCCTCAAGAAATACGATCTAACCCACCAGGACCTTGATCACATGGTATGTCCTCTCTGCAGAGAGATCACCAAGTTATCCGTCAACCGTGTCGATGATCTCCGCCTCAATGTCTCCATCAACGGATGCGTAGACGATTACCACGCCAAGTGTGGAGGGATGAATGCTGTACTTGAGATGTGTCAGAAATGCACCACTTGCAAGTCTCTGAAAGACGCCGTGTCATTCTGCTTAACATGTCATTGTTATATGTGTGATAAGTGTCTGCATTCTCATCAACAGCTAACCATGTTCTTTGACGGACATGAGATCGTCTCCatggatgatgtcatcgaaGGGAAGGTCAACATTGGTCATTTATTCGAGAAGTGTTCCATCCACAAACCAGAGAACAAAGATATGTTTTGTGAGGATTGTAAGGTCCACGTCTGTCACAAGTGCGTACTCGTTGatcatcaaaatcacaaaatcaagaACCAGGTTAACTTTGAGCAGGAGTTGCGACGGAAg GTGACAGGCCTTGCTCAACGCTGTGCTGACAAGAAAGCAGAGCTGGAGAAGAATATTCAGAACATAGAAATACAACGTCATGAGGTACACACAGCAGTGCAGACACTATTAGATGATGTCAGGCAAGCCTACAGCATCAAGGCCAAGGAACTGGAAGAAAATCTTCGAAAACTCACAGAGCAAATACATGCATTAGAACGTAGTTTTGATAACGACCTCAACGTCTTGAAGTCAAAAGATCGTCAGAGGATCAAGAGTATTTGTAGTTCAATTACTTTGGTAGATAATGACAGACTGGGTCATCTTGAGACAGACACACTATCTGCTCATATCTTGCTCTGTGAGGAGCTGGATTCCATGCTGAAGGAGGTTACTGATCACACTTCTGCGGAAGCTATTAAGAAGAAAGCACAGGAGAAGAGGTTCAAACCAGCAGACGATACTCGTCTTGACCTCGGGAGCATTTCAGAATATACTGATCACACTTCTGCGGAAGCTATTAAGAAGAAAGCACAGGAGAAGAGGTTCAAACCAGCAGACGATACTCAGCTTGACCTCGGGAGCATCTCAGGATCAGATCCCAAGATGGAAGTCATTCAGTGTGTTAATCTACGGGGAGTGATGTGGGGTATGGCACAGTACTCCCTTAGCACTGTCGCTATCGGGTATGGATGGGATGCACGAGGTATTGATATCATTGATTCAAATGGTGGAAAGCAGCGGTATAGAAACACACCCTTAAGTGACATGGAATGTTTTGATCTGGTGTTGCAACGGGACGGGGCGTTATGCGTGTCGACTGGTTATACAGAAGCCCACATCTACTCTCCTCTTGGCTCTACGAAAGCAACAATCCATGTGAGAAACGATACTTATTGTTATCTCAGAGTTAACAGGAGTTCAGCAGATGAAATAATCATTACTAACTATGAAAAACAAATCTATATCTATGACCCGACAGGATCCACCCTCAAACACACTGTTCAAACAAAGCACTCGACGGATCAGGCATCTACCACCAGGACGGGTTTGATCGTCACGAGTTCATGTGACGCCAATCCAAGCGTGATGACGGTCTATGACAGGGATGGGAATGCTGGTGAGTCTCTACAAGCTCCAAAGGGTGTCTACCTGTATGCTGCCGTGGATGAGCAGGACAGGGTGTATGTAGCGAGTGTTGATACGAAGAATAGTAGCATCGTGATCAGGCTCTATGATCTTGATGGTCTGAACCTGAAGGAAAGAGTTGAGTTCAATGCACTTGATATGACATTGTGTTCGAGTGGGTGTTACTTGGTTTCCCTCTCCCCAGACATGCTCGCCTTTGCTTGTGACAAGAAGTTATATTTCATCAAGGTATCACTGTAA